The following proteins come from a genomic window of Paenibacillus sp. CAA11:
- the ilvD gene encoding dihydroxy-acid dehydratase — MTAKKMRSDMIKKGFDRAPHRSLLRAAGVKEEDFGKPFIAVCNSYIDIVPGHVHLQEFGKIVKEAIREAGGVPFEFNTIGVDDGIAMGHIGMRYSLPSREIIADSLETVVSAHWFDGMVCIPNCDKITPGMLMGALRVNIPTIFVSGGPMKAGVDTKGNRLSLTSVFEGVGAYQSGKIDDAGLLELEQYGCPTCGSCSGMFTANSMNCLAEALGLALPGNGTILAVSEERRDFVRQSARQLMELVKMDLKPRDIVTKESIDNAFALDMAMGGSTNTVLHTLALAQEAGIDYPLERINEVANRVPHISKLAPASNYFIEDVHQAGGVSAVLNELLKKPGALFGEQITVTGKTLRENVEGQEIQDTNVIHPIDQPYSERGGLAILYGNLAPEGSVIKVGAVDPSVGGYHKGPAICFDSQEEALEGIANGKVKEGHVVVIRYEGPKGGPGMPEMLAPTSQIAGMGLGAKVGLITDGRFSGASRGISIGHISPEAAEGGPIAFVEDGDLIELDLNNRKIELLVDEEVMAARRANWKGFEPKVKTGYLARYSKLVTNASSGGVMKI; from the coding sequence ATGACAGCCAAGAAAATGCGTTCTGATATGATTAAGAAGGGCTTTGACCGGGCTCCGCACCGCAGCCTTCTGCGTGCAGCCGGAGTGAAAGAGGAAGACTTCGGCAAACCGTTCATCGCCGTCTGCAACTCCTACATTGATATCGTGCCAGGGCATGTCCATTTGCAGGAATTCGGGAAAATTGTCAAGGAAGCCATCCGGGAAGCCGGCGGGGTTCCATTTGAGTTTAATACCATCGGGGTGGATGACGGAATCGCCATGGGCCACATTGGTATGCGTTACTCTCTGCCAAGCCGGGAAATTATCGCCGACTCGCTGGAAACTGTAGTTTCTGCACACTGGTTTGACGGTATGGTCTGCATCCCGAACTGTGACAAGATCACGCCGGGGATGCTGATGGGTGCACTGCGTGTTAATATCCCAACCATCTTCGTCAGCGGCGGCCCGATGAAGGCCGGAGTAGATACCAAGGGCAACCGGTTATCTCTGACCTCTGTATTCGAAGGCGTCGGCGCTTATCAATCCGGAAAAATTGATGATGCTGGTCTTCTCGAACTTGAACAATATGGCTGTCCTACCTGCGGATCCTGTTCAGGCATGTTCACGGCTAACTCCATGAACTGCCTTGCTGAGGCCTTGGGTCTGGCGCTTCCAGGCAACGGAACAATTCTTGCGGTGTCCGAGGAACGCCGTGACTTTGTTAGACAGTCTGCTCGTCAGCTCATGGAGCTGGTGAAGATGGACCTTAAACCTCGCGATATTGTGACCAAGGAATCCATTGACAATGCATTTGCATTAGACATGGCAATGGGCGGATCCACGAACACTGTGCTTCACACGCTGGCCCTTGCTCAGGAAGCTGGTATTGACTATCCTCTGGAGCGGATCAATGAGGTAGCTAACCGAGTTCCGCATATTTCCAAGCTGGCCCCGGCATCCAATTATTTCATCGAAGATGTGCACCAGGCAGGAGGCGTGAGCGCAGTGCTGAACGAGCTGCTTAAGAAGCCGGGAGCGCTGTTTGGCGAGCAAATTACCGTAACAGGTAAAACGCTGCGTGAAAACGTAGAAGGCCAAGAAATTCAGGATACCAACGTCATTCATCCGATCGACCAGCCTTATTCCGAGCGCGGTGGTCTAGCTATTCTGTATGGTAATCTGGCACCTGAAGGCTCTGTAATTAAGGTAGGCGCTGTTGATCCTTCTGTAGGCGGGTATCATAAAGGTCCTGCCATCTGCTTTGATTCTCAGGAAGAAGCGCTCGAAGGCATCGCTAACGGCAAGGTCAAGGAAGGTCATGTCGTAGTTATTCGTTATGAAGGACCAAAGGGCGGTCCTGGTATGCCGGAGATGCTGGCTCCAACTTCTCAAATTGCCGGTATGGGCTTGGGTGCTAAGGTCGGCCTAATTACAGACGGCAGATTCTCTGGCGCATCCCGCGGCATCAGTATCGGACATATTTCTCCAGAAGCTGCTGAAGGCGGTCCGATTGCTTTTGTTGAAGATGGAGACCTCATCGAACTTGATTTGAACAACCGTAAGATTGAGCTTCTGGTTGATGAAGAAGTAATGGCTGCGCGCCGCGCAAACTGGAAAGGATTCGAGCCAAAAGTAAAAACAGGCTACCTCGCGAGATATTCCAAGCTAGTTACCAATGCTAGCTCCGGTGGCGTCATGAAAATTTAA
- a CDS encoding polysaccharide deacetylase family protein yields the protein METLLLWGFYILSLYAFIPGLISRLFGFRVFRRGTTENEFALTFDDGPDAVYTPQLLDLLKKYDAKATFFVVGANAEKHPDLIKRIHDEGHMLGIHNYIHKTNWLMRPGTVKKQVAMTGQIIKSVTGMETHFYRPPWGIVNLFDFSKRNEMQLVLWSSMFGDWRARVGRERLARRMLKKLRAGEVFLLHDCGATLGANQTAPAEMLAALEQVLQEAEARGLRSIRIDEMIHGTAKAQMPKAVKKGKDGVPALSWFKKAIVFLWLLWEKLFHFMFSLQTTNKENPIFHFRVRTYSGDPVALKQGGALRKGDQILELHFDNKRLFDIGSKSKSSVHLAIQLIRNVEKTLPELAQYITKHPALKNVKALYGVSLINRGPEQFGFTVTDLPDGFFAKSTKVYLKLLMRVIHPAGQDRVRRHADQMVPKLIVMPIDTLIEQFGEDGSHRRLQDHKEHDAAIEASIPC from the coding sequence ATGGAGACTTTGCTGTTATGGGGATTCTATATTTTATCTTTATATGCCTTTATTCCTGGGCTGATCAGCCGTTTGTTCGGTTTCCGTGTCTTCAGACGAGGTACAACGGAGAACGAGTTCGCACTCACCTTTGATGACGGACCTGATGCCGTTTATACGCCTCAGCTGTTGGATTTATTAAAGAAATATGATGCTAAGGCAACCTTTTTCGTGGTTGGAGCCAATGCAGAGAAGCACCCGGACCTAATCAAGCGAATTCATGATGAGGGTCATATGCTTGGCATTCACAACTACATTCATAAGACCAACTGGTTGATGCGGCCAGGAACAGTCAAGAAACAGGTGGCTATGACGGGGCAAATTATCAAAAGCGTGACCGGCATGGAGACGCATTTCTACCGTCCGCCATGGGGGATTGTGAACTTGTTTGACTTCTCCAAGCGCAATGAAATGCAGCTTGTGCTATGGTCTTCCATGTTTGGAGACTGGAGAGCCCGTGTAGGGAGAGAACGGCTGGCTCGGCGCATGCTGAAGAAGCTGCGCGCAGGAGAGGTTTTTTTATTGCATGACTGCGGGGCTACACTGGGGGCGAATCAGACTGCGCCTGCCGAGATGCTTGCGGCACTGGAGCAGGTATTGCAGGAAGCGGAGGCCCGCGGACTTCGAAGCATCCGAATCGATGAAATGATTCACGGGACGGCTAAAGCCCAGATGCCTAAAGCTGTGAAGAAAGGCAAGGATGGGGTGCCAGCACTGTCCTGGTTCAAAAAAGCGATTGTATTCTTATGGCTGTTGTGGGAGAAGCTGTTTCACTTCATGTTCAGCCTTCAGACCACGAATAAGGAAAATCCTATATTTCATTTTCGAGTTAGAACCTATTCGGGTGACCCAGTTGCCTTAAAGCAAGGGGGGGCGCTGCGGAAGGGTGACCAGATTCTTGAGCTGCATTTTGATAACAAGCGATTGTTTGATATCGGCTCCAAGTCGAAGTCTTCCGTTCATTTGGCTATTCAATTGATACGAAATGTAGAGAAGACTCTCCCCGAGCTAGCCCAATACATCACCAAACATCCAGCATTGAAAAACGTCAAGGCTTTGTATGGAGTAAGTCTTATTAATCGAGGACCTGAACAATTTGGATTTACAGTAACAGATCTTCCCGACGGTTTCTTTGCTAAATCCACCAAGGTTTACTTGAAGCTACTGATGCGTGTTATTCACCCTGCAGGTCAGGACCGAGTCCGGCGCCATGCAGATCAAATGGTTCCCAAGCTGATTGTAATGCCGATTGATACGCTCATTGAACAATTTGGGGAAGATGGCTCTCATCGCAGATTGCAAGATCATAAAGAGCATGATGCGGCGATTGAAGCATCTATTCCTTGCTAA
- a CDS encoding peptidoglycan D,D-transpeptidase FtsI family protein, which yields MQTKIRIFYLLILLSGLIVLLGLRLAWLQFADPVPARVAMQNTDISERAVRQREERIELDSGRGQFVDRHGRSLTGQLIWTPVLFPVGSFEPLGINSSKAPAYLHQAATLLNTSPEELGTVWGKLTHPATWTGGKDKLPIRLSLGEAKAINKQNVPGLAALPYVLRYPEAAGGRQWLGFLAEQPERIRELNLSQPNQKNLPISSKIGASGLERTLDRMLQGLGPTQAAYRVDAHQKPIGGEAVRIHTPRNPYYPVKVKTTIDLGIQAEIEKLTAAAGVAEGAVVVLDTKTADVLAMVSSPFFQPNHIELSDQAWSNRAVKAAVPGSIFKTVTAAAALEAGLTSPSEAFHCNGDYGKYGLSCWKEHGHGRLSLGEGYAKSCNTVFASLGERLSPFQLERTADQLGLGRLIGWSDSVFYGKGQEPLRMFDQEEAGTVFGKEKDPSDKGVLAQTAIGQRSVLMTPLQAANLVVTLINGGVVHAPRLVSDVYYADGTPLAALKPHAVLASSGRISPQTAATLLGWMRKVVTEGTGRSLADFSWDLAGKSGTAQVTRHGRKLNDQWFIGYGPIQHPRYAVAVLVQGKKPGTKSLATELFGEVMNILYKRTQTG from the coding sequence ATGCAGACAAAAATCCGCATCTTCTACCTGCTTATCTTATTAAGCGGATTGATTGTGCTTCTAGGACTTCGGCTCGCATGGCTTCAATTCGCAGATCCGGTTCCGGCCCGTGTCGCTATGCAAAACACTGATATCAGTGAGAGAGCGGTTCGGCAGCGGGAGGAGAGAATTGAACTGGACAGCGGAAGGGGGCAATTTGTTGACCGCCATGGACGCTCCTTGACCGGGCAGCTCATCTGGACACCGGTGTTGTTTCCAGTAGGTTCATTTGAGCCGTTGGGGATAAATTCAAGCAAGGCCCCGGCCTATCTACATCAAGCGGCAACACTTCTGAACACTTCTCCTGAAGAGCTGGGGACCGTTTGGGGGAAGTTGACGCATCCTGCGACTTGGACGGGCGGAAAGGATAAGCTCCCTATAAGATTGTCCCTTGGTGAGGCAAAGGCGATCAACAAGCAGAACGTCCCAGGCCTAGCAGCTCTCCCTTATGTGCTTCGTTATCCTGAGGCTGCTGGAGGGCGCCAGTGGCTCGGCTTCCTGGCTGAGCAGCCTGAACGGATCCGAGAGCTGAATCTGTCCCAGCCTAACCAGAAAAATCTGCCGATATCCTCGAAGATCGGCGCATCAGGATTGGAAAGAACCTTGGACCGTATGCTGCAGGGGCTGGGACCGACACAGGCAGCATACCGCGTGGATGCCCATCAGAAACCGATTGGAGGAGAGGCTGTCCGGATTCATACCCCGAGAAATCCATATTACCCGGTTAAGGTAAAGACCACCATCGATCTTGGCATCCAAGCCGAAATTGAGAAGCTGACTGCAGCTGCAGGAGTGGCAGAAGGAGCGGTAGTTGTACTCGATACGAAAACTGCAGATGTACTCGCCATGGTTTCCAGCCCTTTCTTCCAGCCCAATCATATTGAGCTATCTGATCAAGCTTGGAGCAATCGAGCAGTGAAAGCAGCTGTACCAGGCTCGATCTTTAAGACGGTTACTGCCGCTGCTGCACTTGAAGCCGGACTAACCTCTCCGTCGGAAGCCTTTCACTGTAATGGGGATTACGGCAAATACGGCTTATCGTGCTGGAAGGAGCATGGTCATGGCCGTCTCTCGCTGGGAGAGGGGTATGCCAAGTCCTGTAATACAGTTTTTGCAAGCCTAGGAGAACGTTTGTCGCCTTTTCAGCTGGAACGGACCGCCGATCAGCTTGGGCTGGGCCGCCTGATTGGATGGAGTGACAGTGTTTTTTATGGAAAGGGACAAGAGCCGCTGCGGATGTTTGACCAGGAAGAGGCAGGTACTGTATTTGGCAAGGAAAAAGATCCCTCTGATAAAGGCGTCTTGGCCCAAACTGCAATTGGACAGCGAAGCGTTCTTATGACGCCGCTGCAAGCCGCTAATCTGGTGGTGACACTGATTAACGGCGGGGTGGTTCATGCGCCAAGACTGGTGAGCGATGTTTATTATGCTGACGGGACCCCGTTAGCTGCACTGAAACCGCATGCGGTGCTGGCGTCAAGCGGGCGAATTTCTCCACAGACTGCAGCTACGCTGCTGGGGTGGATGAGAAAAGTGGTGACCGAAGGAACAGGACGAAGCCTTGCAGACTTCTCCTGGGACCTTGCCGGAAAATCCGGAACAGCCCAGGTGACCCGGCACGGGCGTAAGCTGAACGACCAGTGGTTTATTGGTTATGGGCCAATCCAGCATCCGAGGTATGCCGTTGCTGTTCTGGTGCAAGGCAAAAAACCCGGAACAAAATCACTTGCGACAGAGCTGTTTGGTGAAGTCATGAATATACTGTACAAGAGGACGCAAACGGGCTAA
- a CDS encoding methyl-accepting chemotaxis protein: MGLVPKKKNKPENNHNRPKKGGAEEGKEINKVQTKGLSGPFKKAITYLRGVRIKQLDPTRSVGIRLFLIFFVAIMVFVLSLGIVSYQLAKNTIQKNALSANRQTVIQTSEKLDIIFKRYEDSMQQMFVDQEMQSLIQTALATTGGSDYDRFTVTNSINKKMSSLNYTVEGVRAVYLLPLNNSLGNVVTGTSDVDFMSTMKDQAWYDELSKQSGSVWLSVDGDKGKNMFRWVKSIKTLTGTNQFLIACDVDVSVVTEQLKKVDLGEGSKVELITPEGQIIGSSIDEENGQKVEYSFIKDSKKEQDSLTTKDLKGDSILAVYSTQQVSGWKLTGIVPTGNLVKDARGILLSTYLSVIVVAIIAVLLGIWMVRMIARPLSKLNGLMQEGAKGNLNVRIDHKTKDEIGQLSASFNVMMEKITELVQQANGSARDVLDTASELAEASKKTAISAKEIAVATEEIANGAGSLASEAERGSELTEGIGSQVHEVISANKEMEASAREVEKSSQLGTEYLQGLMEKTNATGEITRALAEKVEALKESTVSVLKVVDVMQNITQQTNILSLNATIEAARAGAAGRGFMVVADEIRQLAEQSKQSITMVGQITDKIQQEMYETVQALSDASPMFAEQITSVQETNQIFVSVQEQMVGFISKLDSVTTSVQGLSQSQGVLSEAMTNVSAVAQQSSATSEEVASLSNEQQLVGDQLVQLSDKLEKVSTGLKDSLSKFTF, encoded by the coding sequence ATGGGTCTGGTTCCGAAAAAGAAGAATAAACCAGAGAATAACCACAATCGTCCGAAGAAAGGGGGAGCTGAGGAAGGGAAAGAGATAAATAAAGTGCAAACCAAGGGTTTATCCGGGCCTTTTAAGAAAGCGATTACATACTTGCGGGGCGTTCGGATTAAGCAGCTGGATCCTACCAGATCTGTAGGGATACGTCTGTTCCTGATTTTCTTTGTAGCCATTATGGTCTTCGTGTTGTCATTGGGGATTGTATCTTACCAGCTGGCGAAGAATACCATCCAGAAAAATGCGCTCAGTGCTAACCGGCAAACCGTTATTCAAACCAGTGAAAAGCTGGACATTATATTTAAACGATATGAAGATAGTATGCAGCAAATGTTCGTTGATCAGGAGATGCAATCCTTGATTCAAACGGCTCTCGCAACAACAGGCGGCAGCGATTATGATCGCTTTACCGTAACCAACAGTATCAATAAAAAAATGAGCAGCTTGAACTATACCGTTGAAGGGGTGCGGGCAGTTTATTTGCTTCCACTAAATAATTCGCTGGGCAACGTTGTTACCGGGACATCTGATGTTGACTTCATGAGCACAATGAAGGATCAAGCCTGGTATGATGAGCTTAGCAAGCAATCGGGTTCGGTCTGGTTGTCTGTAGACGGAGATAAGGGCAAGAATATGTTCCGGTGGGTCAAATCCATCAAGACTTTGACGGGCACCAATCAGTTCCTTATTGCTTGTGATGTTGATGTATCTGTTGTTACCGAACAGCTGAAAAAGGTGGATTTGGGCGAAGGCTCTAAAGTAGAGCTGATTACGCCGGAAGGACAAATCATCGGTTCTTCCATTGATGAAGAGAACGGCCAAAAAGTAGAATACAGCTTTATTAAAGATTCCAAAAAGGAACAGGACAGCCTAACTACAAAGGATCTTAAAGGGGATTCCATTCTGGCTGTTTATAGTACCCAGCAGGTTTCTGGCTGGAAGCTGACAGGTATTGTGCCAACCGGCAACCTGGTCAAGGATGCCAGAGGAATTCTGCTGTCCACCTATCTATCGGTGATTGTAGTTGCCATAATCGCGGTCCTACTGGGAATCTGGATGGTTCGCATGATTGCGCGGCCGCTTAGCAAGCTGAATGGTCTGATGCAAGAAGGGGCCAAAGGCAACCTGAACGTACGAATTGACCATAAGACGAAGGATGAGATTGGACAGCTATCGGCAAGCTTCAATGTCATGATGGAGAAAATTACGGAATTGGTACAGCAGGCTAATGGTTCGGCGAGAGATGTGCTCGATACCGCCTCCGAGCTAGCAGAAGCTTCGAAAAAGACCGCGATCTCGGCCAAGGAAATCGCTGTAGCTACAGAGGAAATTGCCAATGGTGCTGGCAGCCTTGCCTCCGAGGCGGAACGGGGCAGCGAGCTGACCGAAGGGATTGGCAGCCAGGTTCATGAAGTGATCTCTGCCAATAAAGAGATGGAAGCTTCAGCACGCGAGGTAGAGAAGTCCAGTCAGCTAGGCACAGAGTATTTACAAGGACTTATGGAGAAGACCAATGCTACTGGGGAAATTACCCGTGCTTTGGCTGAGAAAGTAGAAGCCTTGAAGGAAAGCACTGTTTCTGTACTCAAAGTAGTGGATGTCATGCAAAATATCACTCAGCAGACTAATATCCTTTCGCTTAACGCTACGATTGAAGCAGCGAGAGCAGGAGCTGCCGGACGCGGATTTATGGTAGTGGCAGATGAAATTCGTCAGCTAGCCGAGCAGTCCAAGCAGTCTATTACGATGGTGGGTCAAATTACAGATAAAATTCAGCAGGAAATGTACGAGACCGTTCAGGCGCTGTCGGATGCAAGCCCAATGTTTGCTGAACAGATTACATCGGTTCAGGAGACGAATCAAATCTTTGTATCCGTACAGGAGCAAATGGTCGGCTTCATTTCGAAGCTTGACTCTGTAACGACATCGGTTCAAGGGCTGAGTCAGTCACAGGGCGTGTTGAGCGAAGCTATGACCAATGTCAGCGCGGTAGCGCAGCAGTCTTCCGCAACGTCCGAAGAGGTTGCATCCCTTAGCAACGAACAGCAATTGGTTGGAGATCAGCTGGTTCAGCTGTCAGATAAGCTGGAGAAGGTATCTACCGGTCTGAAAGACTCCTTGTCCAAATTTACATTCTAA
- a CDS encoding peptidase U32 family protein has product MDTVVKHKPKYSGKRYRLDKPELLAPAGNLEKLKFAIHYGADAVYIGGQKYGLRSNADNFSFEEMREGVEFANKYGAKVFVATNIYAHNEDLEGIEEYLRNLYEVGISAVIVADPVIVDTARRVVPNLEVHLSTQQSTVNWQAVKFWKEEGLPRVVLGRETSLAEIQEIKDHVDIEIEAFIHGAMCSSYSGRCVLSNHFTDRDSNRGGCCQSCRWKYDLFEDARPETTWVSEEQAQEDRAVQQFKLGVTQLPLFAEEDNAFTMGSKDLCMIGNIPDLIDVGVDSFKIEGRMKSIHYVATVVNVYRQAIDAYMADPEGYELKQEWIDEMNKAANRPLNTGFFYDTPDHEDHIYEPEEKAAPYDFAGLVMSYEEETGLVTVQQRNHFKPGQEVEFFGPGGTFFKQKIDTIWDEEGNELDAARHPLQLVRFKVEQPVKYFDMMRKKK; this is encoded by the coding sequence TTGGACACCGTTGTTAAACATAAGCCCAAATATTCAGGCAAACGCTATCGGCTTGATAAGCCGGAGCTTCTTGCTCCGGCCGGTAATCTGGAGAAGCTCAAGTTTGCTATACATTATGGAGCCGATGCCGTGTATATTGGCGGGCAGAAGTATGGTCTTCGCTCCAATGCAGATAACTTCAGCTTTGAGGAAATGCGGGAAGGCGTCGAATTCGCAAACAAATACGGTGCAAAAGTATTCGTGGCCACGAACATTTATGCGCATAACGAGGATCTGGAAGGTATTGAAGAATATCTCCGAAACCTATATGAAGTCGGAATATCAGCAGTTATTGTGGCAGATCCCGTCATTGTGGATACCGCGCGCCGCGTAGTTCCTAATCTGGAAGTTCACTTAAGCACACAGCAGTCCACCGTGAATTGGCAAGCCGTTAAGTTCTGGAAGGAAGAGGGGCTACCCAGGGTTGTTCTGGGGCGGGAAACCAGCTTGGCGGAAATTCAGGAGATCAAGGACCATGTGGATATTGAGATTGAGGCGTTTATTCATGGTGCGATGTGCTCTTCTTATTCTGGGCGCTGTGTGCTGTCCAATCACTTTACGGACCGGGACTCTAACCGCGGAGGCTGCTGCCAATCCTGCCGCTGGAAGTACGATTTGTTTGAAGATGCCAGACCTGAGACGACCTGGGTCTCAGAAGAACAGGCGCAGGAGGATCGGGCTGTTCAGCAGTTCAAGCTCGGTGTGACCCAGCTTCCTTTATTTGCGGAAGAGGATAATGCCTTTACGATGGGCTCTAAGGACTTGTGCATGATTGGCAACATTCCCGACCTGATCGATGTTGGGGTAGACAGCTTCAAGATTGAAGGAAGAATGAAATCCATACACTATGTAGCTACTGTTGTGAATGTATACCGTCAGGCCATTGATGCTTATATGGCTGATCCTGAAGGCTATGAGCTTAAACAGGAATGGATCGATGAAATGAATAAAGCAGCGAATCGTCCTTTGAATACGGGCTTCTTCTATGATACTCCTGATCATGAGGATCATATTTATGAGCCTGAAGAGAAGGCAGCGCCTTATGATTTTGCAGGACTGGTCATGAGCTATGAGGAAGAGACGGGGCTTGTAACTGTGCAGCAGCGCAACCACTTCAAGCCTGGACAAGAGGTTGAATTCTTCGGTCCAGGTGGCACTTTCTTCAAGCAGAAGATCGATACGATCTGGGATGAAGAAGGCAATGAGCTGGATGCGGCGCGGCATCCCCTGCAGCTAGTTCGTTTTAAAGTAGAGCAGCCTGTTAAGTACTTTGATATGATGCGTAAGAAAAAGTAA
- a CDS encoding peptidase U32 family protein, giving the protein MEGYKPELIAPAGSLAEVEAYISAGATAVLIGEDLYGMRLPGELKGDELVQAVNIAHNQGVKVVVSVNNLMSNELLKGLPAYLRSLEEAGVDAIEFGDPAVLSIAKEDAPSLKLHWNAEMTSTNYATANYWGRKGASRVVLARELNMDEIVGMMPHLEIEAQAQIHGMTNIYHSKRRLVASYMLHQGRPVEGEDLGLHRGLFLIEEERKEEKFPIYEDINGTHIMSSDDICIIEDLHLMLEAGVQSFKIETLLKPAAYNVAAIKAYRQAMDSYVEAPEAYQYDEAWLEEVRRLQDPERELSFGFFYKEQVF; this is encoded by the coding sequence ATGGAAGGATACAAACCGGAGCTAATCGCTCCTGCGGGATCTCTTGCAGAGGTAGAAGCTTATATTTCTGCCGGAGCCACTGCGGTTTTAATCGGTGAAGATTTGTATGGTATGCGTCTCCCTGGAGAGCTGAAAGGAGACGAGCTTGTTCAGGCAGTGAATATCGCGCACAACCAGGGCGTCAAGGTAGTGGTGAGTGTAAACAACTTGATGAGCAATGAATTGCTGAAGGGTCTTCCAGCTTATCTGAGAAGTCTGGAAGAAGCGGGTGTTGATGCAATTGAGTTCGGAGACCCTGCGGTGCTTAGCATCGCCAAGGAGGATGCTCCCAGCTTAAAGCTGCACTGGAACGCGGAGATGACCTCCACCAACTATGCAACAGCTAATTACTGGGGACGCAAAGGCGCTTCGCGGGTGGTGCTGGCCCGTGAGCTCAACATGGATGAAATTGTTGGCATGATGCCGCACCTGGAGATTGAGGCGCAGGCACAAATTCATGGCATGACGAATATCTACCATTCGAAGCGGCGCCTTGTAGCAAGCTATATGCTGCATCAGGGCCGGCCCGTCGAGGGAGAGGATTTGGGGCTTCATAGAGGATTGTTTCTCATCGAAGAAGAACGTAAGGAAGAGAAATTTCCAATCTATGAAGATATAAATGGTACGCACATCATGAGCTCGGATGATATATGCATCATAGAGGATTTACATCTCATGCTGGAAGCTGGAGTTCAAAGCTTCAAGATCGAAACGTTGTTGAAGCCTGCAGCTTATAATGTGGCAGCCATTAAAGCGTATCGGCAGGCGATGGATAGCTATGTCGAAGCGCCCGAAGCGTATCAATATGATGAGGCTTGGCTGGAAGAGGTACGGCGACTTCAAGATCCTGAGCGTGAGCTCTCGTTTGGCTTTTTCTATAAAGAGCAAGTGTTTTAA
- the mltG gene encoding endolytic transglycosylase MltG produces MSKRRNRRWLAVLITLLVIAGGIIGYTYVNLQPVKPSDEKVKFTIEPGTGTSGIADLLEDKGLIRNALLFKGYLKLKSEGGHFQAGVYELNPGMTYQEIIQKLNKGDVVKDEMVRFTIPEGYTVKQMAEKLSAEGIVNADEFLKLAKNPTGIQSGLLSSIPQDSKVMYRLEGYLFPETYELKKGSTASDIIARMLDETEKKLSTIPDYQAKLKRQGLSLNELMTVASLVEREVVVDQERPLVAGVIYNRIKQDMKLEIDATVQYLLEKPKERLLNSDLRKVDSPYNSYLYKGLPPGPIASPSLKSIEAALTPESSDYLFYVTKKDGSQEHLFARTFAEHEANIKKSKASAK; encoded by the coding sequence TTGAGCAAAAGACGCAATCGCCGATGGCTGGCCGTTTTGATTACATTGCTGGTCATCGCAGGAGGAATTATAGGATACACTTATGTCAACCTTCAGCCGGTGAAGCCATCGGATGAGAAAGTAAAGTTTACGATTGAGCCGGGAACAGGAACGTCTGGCATTGCGGATTTGTTAGAAGACAAAGGCTTGATTCGTAATGCACTGTTGTTCAAAGGATATTTGAAGCTGAAGAGTGAAGGGGGACACTTCCAGGCTGGCGTATATGAACTGAATCCTGGCATGACTTACCAAGAAATTATTCAAAAGCTTAATAAGGGTGATGTGGTTAAGGATGAGATGGTGCGTTTCACGATTCCTGAAGGCTACACTGTCAAGCAGATGGCAGAGAAGCTCTCTGCTGAGGGGATTGTAAATGCGGATGAATTTCTTAAGCTCGCTAAGAACCCTACCGGGATTCAAAGTGGACTGCTTAGCTCCATTCCACAGGACAGCAAAGTTATGTACCGGCTGGAGGGATATTTATTCCCGGAAACTTATGAGCTGAAGAAAGGCAGTACGGCAAGCGACATTATTGCACGAATGCTGGATGAGACCGAGAAGAAGCTTAGCACGATTCCTGACTACCAAGCAAAGCTAAAGCGGCAGGGGCTATCTTTGAATGAGCTGATGACTGTAGCTTCATTAGTGGAACGGGAAGTAGTTGTTGATCAGGAAAGGCCTTTGGTTGCTGGAGTTATTTATAATCGGATTAAGCAGGATATGAAGCTGGAGATTGATGCGACGGTTCAATATTTGCTTGAGAAGCCCAAAGAGAGGCTTTTAAATTCGGATCTTCGCAAGGTGGATAGTCCATATAATTCTTATTTATACAAGGGACTACCGCCCGGACCTATAGCCAGCCCCAGCTTGAAGTCCATTGAGGCAGCTCTTACGCCTGAAAGCTCTGATTATTTGTTCTACGTTACTAAGAAGGATGGCAGCCAGGAGCACCTGTTTGCCCGGACATTTGCCGAGCATGAGGCAAATATTAAGAAAAGCAAGGCTTCGGCCAAATAG
- a CDS encoding DUF1292 domain-containing protein — protein sequence MTEFSAAEVVWSHRIQEAFGPIVELQDEKGKASYYRVEKEFDVAGRSYAVLRLDSAGAQTEPQILKIITSPEGTLSLETIDDDDEWEDVNELYDELTFPE from the coding sequence ATGACTGAGTTCTCTGCTGCTGAGGTTGTATGGAGTCATAGAATCCAGGAAGCGTTTGGCCCGATCGTGGAGCTTCAAGATGAGAAGGGTAAAGCCTCTTATTATCGTGTTGAGAAGGAATTCGATGTTGCCGGCAGATCCTACGCCGTTCTGCGCCTAGATTCAGCAGGTGCTCAAACTGAGCCGCAGATCCTTAAGATCATCACCTCTCCGGAGGGAACGCTGTCTTTGGAGACCATTGACGATGATGATGAATGGGAAGATGTTAATGAGTTGTATGACGAATTAACATTTCCTGAGTAG